In one window of Brachyhypopomus gauderio isolate BG-103 chromosome 16, BGAUD_0.2, whole genome shotgun sequence DNA:
- the cluha gene encoding clustered mitochondria protein homolog isoform X3 produces MNGIGGHDQAEEAESKQDGSSDTDPGDDSNEQEVIVIQDTGFTVKVQAPGIELFDLQVSPQEMVQEIHQVLMDREDTCHRTCFSLQLDGNVLDNFAELKSIEGLQEGSLLKVVEEPYTVREARIHVRHIRDLLKSLDPSDAYNGVDCSSLSFLGVYTDGDLADSGKRKKKSSELEQIDCTPPEHILPGSKERPLVPLQPQNKDWKPLQCLKVLTMSGWNPPPGNRKMHGDLMYLYVVTVEERHVSITASTRGYYLNQSTTYTFNPKPANPSFLSHSLVELLGQISPAFKKNFAALQKKRVQRHPFERIATPFQMYSWTAPQIDHVMDCVRAEDAYTSRLGYEEHIPGQTRDWNEELQTTRELPRKNLPERLLRERAIFKVHSDFAAAATRGAMAVIDGNVMAINPGEETRMQMFIWNNIFFSLGFDVRDHYRELGGDAAAHAAPTNDLNGVRAYGAVDVEGLYTLGTVVVDYRGYRVTAQSIIPGILEREQEQSVIYGSIDFGKTVVSHPKYLELLEKTSRPLKVQRHAVLNEKDVAVELCSSVECKGIIGNDGRHYILDLLRTFPPDLNFLPVEGEELSVESRKQGYPRLHRHRLACLRQELIEAFVEHRYLLFMKMAALQLMQQKANKDGRNAALPESVTPSASLRASEKLPEAGATASSESTTACEDEPTEKPDSASAEIQTTATTNGTHEPASPEIQNGGCDGSLEGKEAETIPGLSQAKELAESLAAEDGSGIDPKSREVVLNACKAVGSVSNTSFDIRFNPDIFSPGVRFPDGSGEDVRRQQQLLKDAAAFLVSCQIPSLIKDCLDHTALPMDGATLTEALHQRGINVRYLGSVLEFVDKMPAKAQLDHFYRIGITELITRCAKHIFKTYLQGVELSALSAAVSHFLNCLLSSYPDAVAHLPADELVSRRKNRKRRNRVPGAGDNTAWASLTPSELWKSVGSEACGYYNFTLQCESVDQAVEKYGLQKTTLLREISIKTGIQILIKEYNFDSRHKPAFTEEDILNIFPVVKHVNPKASDAFHFFQSGQAKVQQGFLKEGCELINEALNLFNNVYGAMHVEICACLRLLARLNYIMGDHAEALNNQQKAVLMSERVLGIEHPNTIQEYMHLALYSFANGQLSTALKLLYRARYLMLVVCGEDHPEMALLDSNIGLVLHGVMEYDLSLRFLENALSINSKYHGPRSLKVALSHHLVARVYESKAEFRSALQHEKEGYTIYKNQVGEAHEKTKESSEYLKYLTQQAVALQRTMNEIYKNGSNASIMPLKFTAPSMASVLEQLNIINGIIFIPLSQKDLETLKVEVQRRQQLQDSGRNPDQQQDGPLAPDDNIPVDD; encoded by the exons ATGAACGGAATCGGAGGACACGACCAGGCCGAGGAGGCGGAGTCTAAGCAGGACGGCAGCAGCGACACCGACCCTGGCGACGATTCCAACGAGCAGGAAGTGATCGTGATTCAGGACACTGGCTTCACTGTGAAAGTTCAGGCACCAGGCATCGAGCTCTTCGACCTGCAG GTGTCCCCGCAGGAAATGGTTCAAGAGATCCACCAGGTCCTGATGGACCGCGAGGACACGTGTCACCGCACCTGCTTCTCCCTACAGCTGGACGGCAACGTGCTGGACAACTTTGCGGAGCTCAAGTCCATCGAGGGCCTTCAGGAAGGGTCTCTTCTCAAGGTGGTAGAAG AGCCCTACACGGTGCGTGAGGCTCGCATTCACGTCCGTCACATCCGGGACCTGCTGAAGAGTCTGGACCCGTCCGACGCCTACAACGGCGTGGACTGCAGCTCCCTGTCCTTCCTCGGCGTCTACACGGACGGGGACCTGGCAG ACAGCGGCAAACGCAAGAAGAAGAGTAGTGAGCTTGAGCAAATTGACTGCACTCCTCCTGAACACATCCTGCCCGGCAGCAAAGAGCGCCCCCTGGTGCCCCTCCAGCCACAGAACAAAGACTGGAAG CCTCTCCAGTGTCTGAAGGTCCTCACCATGAGTGGCTGGAACCCTCCGCCCGGCAACAGGAAGATGCACGGAGACCTGATGTACCTGTACGTCGTAACTGTAGAAGAGAGACACGTCAGCATCACGGCGTCCACGCGCGGATACTACCTCAACCA GTCCACCACCTACACGTTCAACCCGAAGCCCGCCAACCCCAGTTTCCTCAGCCACTCTCTGGTGGAGCTGCTGGGTCAGATCAGCCCGGCCTTCAAGAAGAACTTCGCTGCCCTGCAGAAGAAGAG AGTCCAGAGACATCCGTTTGAGAGGATAGCCACACCCTTCCAGATGTACAGCTGGACCGCTCCGCAGATCGACCACGTCATGGACTGCGTGAGGGCGGAGGACGCCTACACCTCCCGCCTGGGCTACGAGGAGCACATACCTGGCCAG ACCAGAGACTGGAACGAGGAGCTCCAGACTACTAGAGAACTGCCTCGCAAGAACCTTCCAGAACGTTTGCTCAGAGAGAGAGCCATTTTCAAG GTCCACAGCGACTTTGCAGCAGCGGCCACGCGTGGGGCCATGGCGGTGATCGACGGCAACGTGATGGCCATCAACCCCGGCGAGGAGACGCGCATGCAGATGTTTATATGGAACAACATCTTCTTCAGCCTGGGCTTCGACGTGCGGGATCACTACCGCGAGCTGGGCGGAGACGCGGCGGCCCACGCCGCCCCCACCAACGACCTGAACGGGGTGCGGGCGTACGGCGCCGTGGACGTGGAGGGCCTCTACACGCTGGGCACGGTGGTGGTGGACTACCGGGGCTACCGGGTCACCGCCCAGTCCATCATCCCCGGCATCCTGGAGCGCGAGCAGGAGCAGAGCGTCATCTACGGCTCCATCGACTTCGGCAAGACGGTGGTGTCCCACCCCAAGTACCTAGAGCTGCTGGAGAAGACCAGCCGGCCGCTGAAGGTCCAGCGTCACGCCGTCCTCAACGAGAAGGACGTCGCCGTGGAGCTCTGCTCCTCCGTGGAGTGCAAGGGCATCATCGGGAATGACGGGCGTCACTACATCCTGGACCTTCTGCGCACCTTCCCGCCCGACCTCAACTTCCTGCccgtggagggggaggagctgagCGTGGAGAGCAGGAAGCAGGGCTACCCGCGTCTGCACCGTCACCGCCTGGCCTGTCTGCGGCAGGAGCTCATCGAGGCTTTCGTGGAGCACAG gtacctGCTTTTCATGAAGATGGCAGCACTGCAGTTAATGCAGCAGAAAGCGAACAAAGATGGCCGAAACGCCGCCTTGCCCGAGAGCGTCACCCCCAGCGCGTCTCTCCGGGCCTCGGAGAAGCTTCCGGAAGCCGGAGCGACCGCCTCCTCAGAGTCCACAACGGCGTGCGAAGACGAGCCGACGGAAAAGCCCGACTCCGCCTCGGCGGAGATCCAGACCACGGCGACCACCAACGGTACCCACGAACCCGCGTCTCCAGAGATCCAGAACGGGGGCTGTGACGGTTCTCTGGAGGGTAAGGAGGCCGAAACGATACCGGGACTGTCGCAGGCTAAAGAACTGGCGGAGTCTTTGGCAGCAGAAGATGGATCCGGTATCG ACCCCAAGAGCCGCGAAGTTGTCCTCAACGCCTGCAAAGCTGTGGGCTCCGTCAGCAACACCTCCTTCGACATCCGCTTCAACCCGGACATCTTCTCCCCGG GAGTGCGTTTTCCCGACGGCAGCGGCGAAGACGTCCGCAGGCAGCAGCAGCTCCTCAAGGACGCGGCCGCCTTCCTGGTGTCCTGTCAGATCCCCTCGCTG ATAAAGGACTGTCTGGACCACACGGCCCTGCCGATGGACGGAGCCACTCTGACGGAGGCGCTACACCAGCGTGGCATCAACGTCCGCTACCTCGGGAGCGTGCTGGAGTTCGTGGACAAGATGCCGGCCAAAGCCCAGCTCGACCACTTCTAC AGAATAGGAATCACTGAACTCATCACGAGATGCGCAAAGCATATCTTTAAGACCTACCTCCAG ggcgtAGAACTTTCGGCCCTGTCCGCTGCTGTCAGCCACTTCCTGAACTGCCTCCTGAGCTCGTACCCCGATGCGGTGGCTCACCTGCCCGCAGACGAGCTGGTGTCTCGCAGGAAGAACCGGAAGAGGCGGAACCGGGTGCCCGGGGCGGGAGACAACACGGCCTGGGCCAGCCTGACCCCCAGCGAGCTGTGGAAGAGTGTGGGCTCGGAGGCGTGCGGTTATTATAACTTCACCCTGCAGTG TGAGAGTGTGGACCAGGCCGTGGAGAAATACGGCCTACAGAAGACCACGCTCCTGAGAGAAATCTCCATCAAAACGGGCATCCAG ATCCTGATAAAGGAGTACAACTTCGACAGCCGCCATAAGCCAGCCTTCACTGAGGAGGACATCCTCAACATCTTCCCTGTGGTGAAGCACGTCAACCCCAAAGCCTCCGACGCCTTCCACTTCTTCCAGAGTGGCCAAGCCAAGGTCCAGCAAG GTTTCCTTAAGGAGGGCTGTGAGCTCATCAACGAGGCCTTGAACCTCTTCAACAATGTTTACGGAGCCATGCACGTGGAGATCTGTGCCTGTCTACGCCTCCTCGCCCGTCTCAACTACATCATGGGTGACCACGCCGAG GCTCTCAATAACCAGCAGAAAGCTGTTCTGATGAGTGAGAGGGTACTGGGAATTGAACATCCCAACACTATTCAAgaatat ATGCACTTGGCTCTGTACAGCTTCGCCAACGGTCAGCTGTCCACTGCCCTGAAACTGCTGTACCGTGCACGCTACCTCatgctggtggtgtgtggggaggaCCATCCTGAGATGGCCTTGCTAGAC AGTAATATTGGTCTGGTGTTACACGGGGTGATGGAGTATGATCTGTCGCTGCGCTTCCTAGAAAATGCCTTGTCCATCAACTCCAAATACCATGGTCCCCGCTCCCTCAAAGTGgccctcag TCATCACCTGGTGGCCCGTGTGTACGAGAGCAAAGCTGAGTTCCGCTCTGCTTTGCAACATGAAAAGGAAGGCTACACTATTTACAAAaaccag GTGGGAGAAGCTCACGAGAAGACGAAGGAGAGCTCGGAGTATCTGAAGTACCTCACCCAGCAGGCGGTGGCCCTGCAGAGGACCATGAATGAGATCTACAAGAACGGCTCCAACGCCAGCATCATGCCCCTGAAG TTCACCGCTCCGAGCATGGCCAGCGTCCTGGAGCAGCTCAACATCATCAACGGCATCATCTTCATTCCTCTCAG CCAAAAGGACCTGGAGACCCTGAAGGTGGAGGTGCAGCGTCGGCAGCAGCTGCAGGACTCCGGGAGGAACCCGGACCAGCAGCAGGATGGACCGCTAGCGCCGGATGACAACATCCCCGTCGACGATTAA